Proteins encoded in a region of the Sphingopyxis sp. OAS728 genome:
- a CDS encoding AMP nucleosidase encodes MTSNASQETTDPTALVDDIIAELQTRFRTSVSNLKSAIADYVRDRTLPPADAAATGLFDYPAIRLVTTGEQREGQKGHNLAFGRFERAGEFVTTVTRPDLFADYLRDQLTLLARHYDIELSVTRTGQQIPFPYVLDASDGSDMGGVTPLELARHFPTTELADIGDELADGLFGQDPAASQPLALFDALRTDFSLARLRHYTGTAPEHFQRYILFTNYHRYVDEFVAWAGSQVGQGRYTALAGAAGLYVDQPGVNASALVADSAWRRHQMPAYHLIAPDGGGITLVNIGVGPSNAKTICDHLAVLRPEAWLMIGHCGGLRPSQRIGDYVLAHAYLRDDHILDAVLPVEIPIPPIAEVQVALASAAEAVSGATGADLKKRMRTGTVVTTDDRNWELRYTDSALRFSQSRAIGIDMESATIAAQGYRFRVPYGTLLCVSDKPLHGELKLPGQANRFYEEAIAAHLQIGIRACETMRDEGAKLHSRKLRAFNEPPFR; translated from the coding sequence ATGACATCCAACGCATCGCAAGAAACCACCGACCCCACCGCGCTCGTCGACGACATCATCGCCGAACTTCAAACGCGCTTCCGCACGTCGGTTTCCAACCTCAAATCCGCCATCGCCGACTATGTCCGCGACCGCACGCTGCCGCCGGCCGATGCCGCCGCGACCGGGCTGTTCGACTATCCGGCGATCCGCCTCGTCACCACCGGCGAGCAGCGCGAGGGGCAGAAGGGCCATAATCTCGCCTTCGGCCGCTTCGAGCGCGCGGGCGAGTTCGTCACCACCGTGACGCGCCCCGATCTTTTCGCCGATTATCTCCGCGACCAGCTCACCCTGCTTGCGCGTCACTATGATATCGAATTGTCGGTGACGCGCACCGGGCAGCAAATCCCCTTCCCCTATGTGCTCGACGCCAGCGACGGGTCGGACATGGGCGGTGTTACCCCGCTCGAACTCGCGCGCCACTTTCCGACGACCGAGCTTGCAGACATCGGCGACGAACTCGCCGACGGGCTGTTCGGGCAGGATCCCGCCGCGTCACAGCCGCTCGCGCTGTTCGATGCGCTGCGCACCGACTTCAGCCTCGCGCGCCTCCGCCATTACACCGGCACCGCGCCCGAGCATTTCCAGCGCTACATCCTCTTCACCAACTATCACCGCTACGTCGACGAATTCGTCGCCTGGGCGGGGTCGCAGGTCGGGCAGGGTCGGTACACCGCGCTCGCGGGCGCCGCGGGCCTCTACGTCGACCAGCCGGGCGTCAACGCGAGCGCGCTCGTCGCCGACAGCGCATGGCGGCGGCACCAGATGCCCGCCTATCACCTGATCGCCCCCGACGGCGGCGGCATCACGCTGGTCAACATCGGCGTCGGCCCGTCGAACGCCAAGACGATCTGCGACCATCTCGCGGTGCTGCGTCCCGAGGCGTGGCTGATGATCGGCCACTGCGGCGGCCTCCGCCCCAGCCAGCGCATCGGCGACTATGTACTCGCGCACGCCTACCTCCGCGACGACCATATCCTCGACGCGGTGCTGCCGGTCGAAATCCCGATCCCGCCGATCGCCGAAGTGCAGGTGGCGCTCGCAAGCGCCGCCGAAGCCGTGTCGGGCGCCACCGGCGCCGACCTCAAGAAGCGCATGCGTACCGGCACCGTCGTCACCACCGACGACCGCAACTGGGAGCTGCGCTACACCGACAGCGCGCTGCGCTTCTCGCAGTCGCGCGCGATCGGCATCGACATGGAGAGCGCGACCATCGCCGCGCAGGGCTATCGCTTCCGTGTCCCCTATGGCACCCTACTCTGCGTCAGCGACAAGCCACTCCACGGCGAACTCAAGCTGCCCGGACAGGCAAACCGCTTCTACGAGGAAGCGATCGCCGCGCACCTCCAGATCGGCATCCGCGCGTGCGAGACGATGCGCGACGAGGGCGCCAAGCTGCATAGCCGTAAGCTCCGCGCCTTCAACGAGCCGCCGTTCCGCTGA
- a CDS encoding multidrug effflux MFS transporter, with protein MHKPAQSPQRSLPGDREMVVMMAMVMALNALAIDSMLPALPAIGHALGVTVANDRQHVISIYLLGIGFGSLLYGPLSDRFGRKGVLVPALFAYLALAVGCGLATSFAMLLVLRFIHGLVSAALGVIVVAVIRDLFAGDAMAKRLSLIFLVFMIVPIIAPTIGAGIAAVAGWRAIFVVLAVMSIVMLLWLRRLPETLDPADVRPLDLKTMIAGWATVTRHRRAAGYMIASGMMQGALYGYLNSSEQIISEVFGAQAMFPLIFACVAVGIAIANFSNAAIVERFGARRVSQSAVFAFMATSILQIVAALSGAETLWMFTALMMVNVGLVGFIGSNFGSIAMEDFGHMAGVASSYQSFAKTLLAATVGATIGQQYDGTTLPLAYAFLISAVVGLTLVFWAERGKLFTRPGTAPKSPY; from the coding sequence ATGCACAAGCCGGCCCAATCCCCCCAGCGGAGCCTGCCGGGCGACCGTGAGATGGTGGTCATGATGGCGATGGTCATGGCGCTGAATGCGCTCGCCATCGATTCGATGCTGCCCGCGCTGCCCGCGATCGGTCACGCGCTGGGGGTCACCGTCGCCAATGATCGCCAGCACGTTATCTCGATCTACCTGCTCGGCATCGGCTTTGGCTCGCTGCTTTACGGGCCGCTGTCGGACCGCTTTGGGCGCAAGGGCGTGCTTGTCCCGGCGCTCTTCGCCTATCTCGCGCTCGCTGTCGGCTGCGGGCTCGCGACGAGTTTCGCGATGCTGCTCGTGCTGCGCTTCATCCACGGGCTGGTCAGTGCTGCGCTCGGGGTCATCGTCGTGGCGGTCATCCGCGACCTGTTTGCGGGCGATGCGATGGCAAAGCGGCTGTCGTTGATCTTCCTCGTCTTCATGATCGTGCCGATCATCGCGCCGACGATCGGCGCGGGGATCGCCGCGGTCGCGGGCTGGCGCGCGATCTTCGTCGTGCTCGCGGTGATGTCGATCGTGATGCTGCTCTGGCTGCGCCGCCTTCCGGAGACGTTAGACCCGGCCGATGTGCGCCCGCTCGATCTCAAGACGATGATCGCGGGCTGGGCGACGGTGACGCGGCACCGCCGCGCCGCGGGCTATATGATCGCGTCGGGGATGATGCAGGGCGCACTCTACGGCTATCTCAACAGCAGCGAGCAGATCATTTCAGAGGTGTTCGGCGCGCAGGCGATGTTCCCGCTGATCTTCGCCTGCGTCGCGGTGGGGATCGCGATCGCCAATTTCTCGAACGCCGCAATCGTCGAGCGCTTCGGCGCGCGGCGGGTGTCGCAGTCGGCGGTCTTCGCTTTCATGGCGACCTCGATCCTCCAGATCGTCGCGGCATTGAGCGGAGCGGAGACTTTGTGGATGTTCACCGCGCTGATGATGGTCAACGTCGGGCTCGTCGGCTTTATCGGCAGCAACTTCGGGTCGATTGCGATGGAGGATTTCGGCCATATGGCCGGCGTCGCCTCGTCGTATCAAAGCTTTGCCAAGACGCTGCTGGCGGCGACCGTCGGTGCGACGATCGGTCAGCAATATGACGGCACGACGCTGCCGCTGGCCTATGCCTTCCTGATCAGCGCGGTGGTCGGCCTGACCTTGGTGTTCTGGGCCGAGCGCGGAAAGCTGTTCACGCGGCCGGGAACCGCACCGAAAAGCCCTTATTGA
- a CDS encoding M16 family metallopeptidase, with protein MSRFHRFALALAVTTSLVAAGPALAQAKAANPAPIAELVKAVDIPYQSFTLDNGLRVIVHEDRKAPVVAVSVWYRVGSKHEPKGKTGFAHLFEHLMFNGSENSPGDFFEPLQQVGATDSNGTTNVDRTNYFETVPTGALDRALFLESDRMGHLLGAVTQEKLDNQRGVVQNEKRQGDNNPYGLLRYEIFENLFPTGHPYHHSTIGSMGDLNSASLGDVKKWFTDNYGPNNAVLVLAGDVNVATAKAKVQEWFGDIPRGPAVAMPTVSVPTLPAPLAKEVKDLIPTTRIYRMWAIPGLNDPEAVPLQMAMSVLGGLSSSRLDNALVRKDPVAVSVSAVAQPFEDAGILLVQADVKPGVDAKLVTERLDAEIASFLATGPTADELQRTAASYLAGTISGLESVGGFGGKAVTLAEGALYSNNPAYYKVELDRMAKATPEQVKAVANKWLSRPAFSLTYTPGERTEGGENRGGAVTGGKATEAVQPDRYWNEALGDVGPDTGGASSFADRSQLPAVADLKALDFPAIERAKLKNGVEVVFARRTTVPTVNVAVSFDAGYAADPHSALGTQSLMLSLMDEGTQNLDSIAFAEAKERLGAQIDASANADETVFSLFALKPNLQASLGLLADYIRNPAFDAKELERVRAQQLNRLKAELNNPSAIASRVLTPVLYGADHPYGIPPSGLGNAKSVAAATRDQLAAFHSAWIRPDNARIFVVGDTTLAEVKKQLDATLGQWQSPATAKPVKHFEVAIPAPKPRILLFDRPKSPQSVILAGKVLDAKGGDELEVLRSANDIFGGNFLSRFNTNLRETKGWSYGVRSRISGDQDRLTWVASAPVQADRTGDSIKELQSDLKSFLGDKGVTKEELERTINGSVRELPGSFETSGDVLGGLRQIVKFGRPDNYYETLPATYEAMTAAEIDAAARKALSTDDLVYVVVGDAAVVKPQLDGLGLPVETVSLDN; from the coding sequence ATGTCCCGTTTCCATCGCTTCGCCCTGGCCCTCGCGGTCACCACCTCGCTCGTCGCTGCGGGCCCCGCGCTCGCCCAGGCGAAGGCCGCGAACCCGGCGCCGATCGCCGAGCTCGTCAAGGCGGTCGATATTCCGTACCAGAGCTTCACGCTCGACAATGGCCTCCGCGTCATCGTGCACGAAGACCGCAAGGCGCCCGTCGTCGCGGTGTCGGTGTGGTATCGCGTCGGATCGAAACACGAGCCCAAGGGCAAGACGGGTTTTGCGCACCTGTTCGAGCATCTGATGTTCAACGGCTCGGAAAATTCGCCAGGCGATTTCTTCGAGCCGCTGCAACAGGTCGGCGCGACCGACAGCAACGGCACGACCAATGTCGACCGCACCAATTATTTCGAGACGGTGCCGACCGGCGCGCTCGACCGTGCGCTCTTCCTCGAAAGCGACCGCATGGGGCATCTGCTCGGCGCGGTGACGCAGGAAAAGCTCGATAACCAGCGCGGCGTAGTTCAGAACGAAAAGCGTCAGGGCGACAATAATCCCTATGGCCTGTTGCGTTACGAGATCTTCGAAAATCTCTTCCCGACCGGCCATCCCTATCACCACAGCACGATCGGCTCGATGGGCGACCTCAATTCGGCGAGCCTTGGCGATGTAAAGAAGTGGTTCACCGACAATTACGGCCCGAACAATGCGGTGCTGGTGCTCGCGGGCGACGTGAATGTCGCCACTGCAAAAGCCAAGGTGCAGGAATGGTTCGGCGACATCCCGCGCGGCCCCGCGGTGGCAATGCCCACAGTATCGGTGCCGACGCTGCCCGCGCCGCTGGCGAAGGAGGTTAAGGACCTCATTCCGACGACACGCATCTATCGCATGTGGGCGATCCCCGGGCTCAACGATCCCGAGGCGGTGCCGCTGCAGATGGCGATGAGCGTGCTCGGCGGTCTGTCCTCGTCGCGCCTCGACAATGCGCTGGTGCGCAAGGATCCGGTCGCGGTGAGCGTGTCGGCGGTGGCGCAGCCGTTCGAGGACGCGGGCATCTTGCTGGTTCAGGCCGATGTGAAGCCGGGCGTCGATGCGAAGCTCGTCACAGAGCGGCTCGACGCCGAAATCGCGAGCTTCCTCGCGACGGGGCCGACCGCCGACGAATTGCAGCGCACCGCCGCAAGCTACCTCGCGGGCACGATCTCGGGGCTCGAATCGGTCGGCGGTTTTGGCGGCAAGGCGGTGACGCTGGCCGAGGGCGCGCTCTATTCGAACAATCCCGCTTACTACAAAGTCGAACTCGACCGGATGGCGAAGGCGACGCCCGAGCAGGTGAAGGCGGTTGCCAATAAATGGCTGTCGCGCCCGGCCTTCTCGCTGACCTACACGCCCGGCGAACGTACCGAGGGCGGCGAAAATCGCGGCGGCGCGGTGACGGGCGGCAAGGCGACCGAAGCGGTCCAGCCCGATCGCTACTGGAACGAGGCGCTCGGCGATGTCGGCCCCGATACCGGCGGTGCGTCGTCGTTCGCCGACCGTTCGCAGCTGCCCGCGGTTGCCGACCTCAAGGCTCTCGACTTCCCGGCGATCGAGCGCGCCAAGCTCAAAAATGGCGTCGAGGTCGTTTTTGCGCGCCGCACGACGGTGCCGACGGTCAATGTCGCGGTCAGCTTCGATGCGGGCTATGCCGCCGATCCGCACAGCGCGCTCGGCACGCAGTCGCTGATGCTCAGCCTGATGGACGAGGGCACGCAAAATCTCGATTCGATCGCCTTTGCCGAGGCGAAGGAACGGCTCGGCGCGCAGATCGATGCGAGTGCCAATGCCGACGAGACGGTGTTCAGCCTGTTTGCGCTCAAGCCTAATTTGCAGGCTTCGCTCGGCCTGCTCGCCGACTATATCCGCAATCCGGCGTTCGACGCTAAGGAACTCGAGCGGGTGCGCGCGCAGCAGCTCAACCGGCTGAAGGCCGAACTCAATAATCCGAGCGCAATCGCCTCACGCGTGCTGACGCCGGTGCTGTATGGCGCCGACCATCCCTATGGCATCCCGCCGTCGGGCCTCGGCAATGCGAAGTCGGTGGCGGCGGCGACGCGTGACCAGCTTGCGGCATTCCATTCGGCGTGGATCCGTCCCGACAATGCGCGCATCTTCGTCGTCGGCGATACGACGCTCGCCGAGGTCAAGAAGCAGCTCGACGCAACGCTGGGCCAGTGGCAGTCGCCCGCGACAGCGAAGCCGGTCAAGCATTTCGAGGTTGCGATCCCCGCGCCGAAACCGCGTATCCTGTTGTTCGACCGTCCTAAATCGCCGCAGTCGGTGATCCTCGCCGGCAAGGTGCTCGACGCCAAGGGCGGCGACGAGCTTGAAGTGCTGCGGTCGGCGAACGACATTTTTGGCGGCAATTTCCTGTCGCGCTTCAACACCAATTTGCGCGAGACCAAGGGCTGGTCCTATGGCGTGCGCAGCCGCATCTCGGGTGACCAGGACCGGTTGACCTGGGTCGCCTCGGCGCCGGTGCAGGCCGACCGCACGGGCGATTCGATCAAGGAGCTGCAAAGCGACCTCAAAAGCTTCCTCGGCGACAAGGGCGTGACGAAGGAAGAACTCGAACGCACGATCAACGGCAGCGTGCGCGAACTGCCCGGCAGCTTCGAAACGTCGGGCGACGTGCTCGGCGGGCTCCGCCAGATCGTGAAGTTCGGTCGCCCCGACAATTATTACGAGACGCTGCCCGCCACCTATGAGGCGATGACCGCGGCCGAAATTGATGCCGCGGCGCGGAAAGCGCTCAGCACCGACGATCTCGTCTATGTCGTCGTCGGTGACGCCGCGGTGGTAAAACCGCAGCTTGACGGATTGGGTCTGCCGGTGGAAACGGTGTCCCTCGATAACTAA
- a CDS encoding acylase: MLQRIFLGFLLLLAVVAVSLVFWEPLTAEAPAAPAFKPTDVRIARDKFGVPHIFGKTDADVAYGVAYAHAEDDFSTLQEVLAMTRGRAGAMLGEDGAKIDYAEALLDVRATTARDWPRLPADVKALFTAYAAGLNHYADKHPGEVRLSGLFPVTGEDVVAGFVLRSPFFFGLDSVLGSLVEDKALSREGGPALDATGKLVPRELTPVGTDPADNGSNGMAVAPARSTDGATRLVSNSHQPWTGGVAWYELVVHSQEGWDFAGANFPGSPYPFLGHNKYLGWTNTVNRPDLIDVYKLTLDESGENYRFDGAWRPLEEKRIWLKVKVGPFVLPVPRTIWRSVHGPVVKNEKGAFAIRYAGIDQANMVTQYYRLNKAKSFAEWRAAMAGQGVPATNFIYADAKGNIGLFYNAMFPDRPAGFNWRGVLPGDTSADLWTKTLPFDRVPALVNPRSGYVMNANNTPWVAAGPGDELDAAAFSPLLGIEDDMTNRATRLIELFEASGQIDAARLRAIKYDTAYAKTGYAAAWMRRLLALDTKDDPALAQAQKLLREWDWNLDGKGKGDALALMVLRPANGSHYQRRAAPDPRAVLKETVAHLQEHFDGLDPKLGTVLRLRHGEGANRIDLPLDGGNDTVRASTLWDAEPDGRLKVRHGDSFIMFVTWDKAGKVQSESIQPFGSATTRPDSPHYNDQAPLFVQHKLKPVLFDPAALKASGARFYRP, encoded by the coding sequence ATGCTGCAACGGATTTTTCTGGGGTTCCTGTTGCTGCTGGCGGTTGTCGCCGTGTCGCTCGTGTTCTGGGAACCGCTGACCGCCGAAGCGCCCGCTGCGCCTGCTTTCAAGCCGACCGACGTCCGCATCGCGCGCGACAAATTCGGTGTGCCGCATATCTTCGGCAAGACCGACGCCGATGTCGCCTATGGCGTCGCCTATGCGCACGCCGAGGATGATTTCTCGACCTTGCAGGAGGTGCTCGCGATGACGCGCGGCCGGGCGGGGGCGATGCTCGGCGAGGATGGTGCGAAGATCGACTATGCCGAGGCGCTGCTGGACGTCCGTGCGACGACCGCGCGCGACTGGCCGCGGCTGCCCGCTGATGTGAAGGCGCTGTTCACTGCCTATGCGGCGGGGCTCAACCATTATGCCGACAAGCATCCGGGCGAGGTCCGCCTGTCGGGGCTGTTCCCGGTGACCGGCGAAGATGTCGTCGCGGGCTTCGTGCTGCGCTCGCCCTTTTTCTTCGGGCTCGATTCGGTGCTCGGTTCGCTCGTCGAGGATAAGGCGTTGAGCCGCGAAGGCGGCCCCGCGCTCGATGCGACGGGCAAGCTTGTCCCGCGCGAATTGACGCCGGTCGGCACCGACCCGGCCGACAATGGATCGAACGGCATGGCGGTCGCGCCGGCGCGCTCGACCGATGGTGCGACGCGGCTCGTGTCGAACTCGCACCAACCATGGACGGGCGGCGTCGCCTGGTACGAACTCGTCGTCCATTCGCAGGAAGGTTGGGACTTTGCCGGCGCGAACTTCCCCGGCTCGCCTTATCCCTTCCTCGGCCACAATAAATATCTCGGCTGGACGAACACGGTGAACCGGCCCGATCTGATCGACGTGTACAAGCTGACCCTCGACGAGAGCGGCGAGAACTACCGTTTCGACGGTGCGTGGCGACCGCTCGAAGAAAAGCGCATCTGGCTGAAGGTCAAGGTCGGCCCGTTCGTGCTGCCCGTGCCGCGCACCATCTGGCGCTCGGTCCACGGGCCGGTCGTGAAGAACGAAAAGGGCGCCTTTGCGATCCGTTATGCCGGGATCGACCAGGCGAATATGGTCACGCAATATTACAGGCTGAACAAGGCGAAGAGCTTTGCCGAATGGCGCGCCGCGATGGCGGGGCAGGGCGTGCCCGCGACCAATTTCATCTACGCCGATGCGAAGGGCAACATCGGGCTTTTCTACAACGCGATGTTCCCCGACCGGCCGGCCGGGTTCAACTGGCGCGGGGTGCTGCCTGGCGACACGTCGGCGGACCTGTGGACGAAGACATTGCCGTTCGACCGTGTGCCCGCGCTGGTCAATCCGCGCTCGGGCTATGTGATGAACGCGAACAACACGCCGTGGGTCGCGGCGGGGCCGGGGGACGAACTCGATGCCGCGGCTTTCTCTCCGCTGCTCGGGATCGAGGACGATATGACCAACCGCGCGACGCGGCTGATCGAATTGTTCGAGGCGTCGGGGCAGATCGACGCAGCACGGCTGCGCGCGATCAAATATGACACCGCCTATGCGAAGACGGGCTATGCGGCGGCGTGGATGCGCCGTCTGCTCGCGCTCGACACGAAGGACGATCCGGCGCTCGCACAGGCGCAGAAACTGCTGCGCGAATGGGACTGGAACCTTGATGGCAAGGGCAAGGGCGACGCGCTGGCGCTGATGGTGCTGCGGCCTGCGAACGGCAGCCACTACCAGCGCCGCGCCGCGCCCGATCCGCGCGCCGTGCTCAAAGAAACGGTGGCGCATCTGCAGGAGCATTTCGACGGCCTCGACCCGAAGCTCGGGACGGTGCTGCGGCTTCGCCACGGCGAGGGAGCGAACCGCATCGATCTGCCGCTCGACGGTGGCAATGATACGGTGCGCGCCTCGACCCTGTGGGACGCCGAACCCGACGGGCGGCTGAAGGTGCGTCATGGCGACAGCTTCATCATGTTCGTGACATGGGACAAGGCCGGCAAGGTTCAGTCCGAATCGATCCAGCCCTTCGGATCGGCGACGACGCGGCCGGACAGCCCGCATTATAACGATCAGGCGCCGCTGTTTGTGCAGCACAAGCTGAAGCCCGTGCTGTTCGATCCGGCGGCGCTGAAGGCGAGCGGGGCGCGCTTCTATCGGCCTTGA